One Nostoc punctiforme PCC 73102 DNA window includes the following coding sequences:
- a CDS encoding sucrose synthase: MYELVQAVFNGDEKTALHQLIYTLSASGKRYLLRNEILQAFADYCHESQKPAYFYHSSSIGKLIQYTHEIIIEEESTWFVIRPKIANQEVWRLTANLDSFEQMTQQALLDVRDRLVNRYQPGILEIDLHPFYEDSPRIDDPRNIGQGLAYLNRYLCNQLLTDPEYWVEMLFQALQGLQHDGIRLLLSDRIPSGIHLAKQIKLALKLVNERSPHEPYEKFSLDLQELGFEPGWGNTAARVSETLELLDRLIYSPEPGILEAFVARVPAVFRVVLISIHGWVGQEDVVGRDETLSQVIYVLEQARSLENELREQIKLAGLDQLGIKPHVIILTRLIPNCEGTFCYLPLEKVQDTENAWILRVPFGEFNPEITNNWISKFEIWPYLEQFAIDAEKELLTQFKGKPNLLVGNYSDGNLVASLLSRRMKVTQCNIAHSLEKPKYLFSNLYWQDLENQYHFSAQFTADLISMNAADFIITSSYQEIVGTPDTIGQYESYKCFTMPQLYHVVDGIDLFSPKFNLVPPGVNESIFFPYSQKENRDSNLCTEIHNLLFSREDPQILGHLDRPNKRPIFSVSSISSIKNLAGLAECFGQSQRLQEHCNLILLSSKLHPDEATNPEEAEEIQKLHNIIDRYHLHSKIRWLGMRIPSSSLGEAYRVVADCQGISVHFARFESFGRSILEAMISGLPTFATQFGGSLEIIENQEEEFNVNPTDLVETAKKILDFFEKCNTHPEHWQEVSEWMSQRVHNRYNWHLYSNQLLLLAKMFTFWNFVAPENNEARDRYMETLFHLIYKPRAEKILEKHMGANS, translated from the coding sequence ATGTATGAACTAGTTCAAGCTGTCTTCAACGGTGATGAAAAAACTGCTCTACATCAGTTGATTTATACGTTGAGTGCTTCAGGTAAGCGTTACTTACTAAGAAATGAGATTTTACAAGCTTTTGCCGATTACTGTCATGAATCCCAAAAGCCAGCCTATTTTTATCACTCTTCTTCGATTGGCAAACTGATACAGTACACTCACGAAATAATTATCGAAGAGGAAAGTACCTGGTTCGTGATTCGGCCCAAGATTGCTAACCAGGAAGTTTGGCGATTGACAGCCAATTTGGATAGCTTCGAGCAGATGACGCAACAAGCGCTGTTAGATGTAAGAGATCGCTTAGTCAACCGCTACCAACCCGGTATCCTCGAAATCGACCTTCACCCTTTTTACGAGGATTCTCCAAGAATCGACGACCCGAGAAATATTGGTCAAGGTTTAGCCTACCTTAACCGTTACCTGTGCAATCAATTGTTGACTGACCCTGAATATTGGGTAGAAATGTTGTTTCAAGCATTACAGGGGCTACAACACGATGGGATTCGCCTGCTGTTGAGCGATCGCATTCCCTCTGGTATTCATTTAGCCAAACAAATTAAGCTAGCGCTCAAATTGGTGAATGAGCGATCGCCTCATGAACCTTACGAAAAATTCTCCTTAGACCTCCAAGAACTCGGCTTTGAGCCAGGTTGGGGTAACACTGCGGCGCGAGTCTCCGAAACCCTAGAACTCCTCGACCGACTCATTTATTCTCCAGAACCGGGCATATTAGAAGCATTTGTCGCCCGCGTCCCCGCCGTTTTTCGTGTCGTCCTCATTTCCATCCACGGTTGGGTTGGACAGGAAGATGTTGTCGGAAGAGATGAAACACTTAGTCAAGTTATTTATGTCCTCGAACAAGCTCGCAGCTTAGAAAACGAACTGCGCGAACAAATCAAACTCGCTGGACTAGACCAGCTAGGTATCAAACCCCATGTAATTATTCTCACCCGACTAATCCCTAACTGTGAAGGGACATTTTGCTACCTGCCTCTAGAAAAAGTCCAAGATACTGAAAATGCTTGGATATTGCGCGTTCCTTTTGGTGAATTCAATCCAGAAATTACTAACAATTGGATTTCTAAATTTGAGATTTGGCCTTATTTAGAACAATTTGCTATCGATGCAGAAAAAGAATTATTAACTCAATTCAAAGGTAAACCTAATCTTCTTGTTGGCAATTACAGCGACGGTAACTTAGTGGCTTCTCTTTTATCTCGCCGGATGAAAGTTACCCAGTGCAATATTGCCCATTCTTTAGAAAAGCCTAAATATCTATTTAGTAATTTATATTGGCAAGATTTAGAAAATCAATACCACTTTTCAGCACAATTCACTGCTGATTTAATTAGCATGAATGCAGCCGACTTCATCATTACATCCTCCTATCAAGAAATTGTCGGCACACCAGACACCATAGGTCAATACGAATCGTATAAATGCTTTACTATGCCGCAGTTGTATCACGTAGTTGATGGGATTGATTTGTTTAGTCCCAAATTCAACTTAGTACCACCGGGAGTAAATGAAAGTATTTTCTTTCCCTATAGCCAAAAAGAAAACCGAGATTCTAACCTTTGTACAGAAATTCACAACCTACTATTCAGCCGCGAAGATCCCCAAATATTGGGTCATTTAGATCGCCCTAATAAGCGACCAATCTTTTCCGTTAGTTCCATCAGTTCCATCAAAAATCTTGCGGGATTAGCTGAGTGCTTTGGTCAAAGTCAGAGGTTGCAAGAGCATTGCAACTTGATCCTCTTGAGTAGTAAACTGCATCCTGATGAAGCTACAAACCCAGAAGAAGCAGAAGAAATCCAAAAACTCCACAATATTATTGATCGATATCATCTCCATAGTAAGATTCGCTGGCTGGGGATGCGTATTCCTAGCAGCAGCCTTGGCGAAGCCTACCGAGTAGTTGCAGATTGTCAGGGAATTTCTGTCCACTTTGCCCGCTTTGAATCCTTTGGGCGGAGCATTTTGGAAGCAATGATTTCTGGCTTGCCAACTTTCGCAACTCAATTTGGTGGTTCTTTAGAAATTATCGAAAACCAAGAGGAAGAATTTAATGTTAATCCTACAGATTTGGTAGAAACAGCAAAGAAAATTTTAGATTTTTTTGAAAAATGCAATACTCATCCTGAACATTGGCAGGAAGTCTCAGAATGGATGAGTCAGCGAGTTCATAACCGATACAATTGGCATTTATATAGTAATCAATTACTACTACTTGCAAAAATGTTTACTTTTTGGAACTTTGTTGCGCCAGAAAATAATGAAGCCAGAGATCGCTATATGGAAACATTATTCCATCTCATTTATAAACCTAGAGCCGAAAAGATTTTAGAAAAGCACATGGGGGCTAATTCGTAA
- a CDS encoding PAS domain S-box protein — protein sequence MRFNDHLINIPSLNNVINRSPLTISIDSFVVEAIALMSQEPASNYAPISLNSSLDLGFRTQPLTSCIFVLEAGRLLGIFTEKDVIRLIASGVDLSTLTMAEVMTQPVVTLRQSDSNDIFIALSLLRQHQTDYLPVLNDRGQLLGIITQTSLLQAFDLVKMVGVVEGLQEYLQKPTDEFRQVNQPIEIEQVRSQTQNHLKVWVESQSSEIMQVNQELQLALEELQVAEEELREQNEELSVARELVELERQRYQDLFEFAPDGYLVTDVAGIIQEANRTAATMLAVRQKYLRNKPLILFIAHQDRQAFNARLNNSQQLQEWEIYLKPRGGKAFPASVRVAAMYDSEGDLVGWRWLLCNINERQQAKKALRQAHDELEQRVAERTAELAMSNVLLQQEITDRQRTEFALRQSENLYRQLVESQIDVIIRIDLQGQITFANMAACQTFGWKQDEYHGQSFWQFFHPDDLPQMMEKIAGLGSSSEPLTNSERLIFTVTGIRWFQWNAIAIHDDKGEVVEIQTVGRDITEQQAALQQRQLAEAALYQSEEKFRTFAENTHAVIWIASPDSFRTLYVSPAYEKIWGRSCQSLLEQPESWIDNVHPDDRELIAKAVKQQLSGEPASAEYRIFRPDGSVRWIWDRSFTVYDDQREVQFYGGIAEDITERKLAEESLRESEARLTLATETAQMGIWDRNMIANTTIWSANMGPLYGLPIDTLCPTVEDYLNLIHPEDQKAVAANIAQIIEEGQGSIEYRTIWPDGSLHWLNCKGQAYYNEIGQPIRLIGTNRDVTERKLAEQKISEQAALLDIATDAILVRDLQSQILVWNKGAERMFGWLSTEVIGKDLREILYPPGTHHQLEVPLKSVIESGSWQGELSKVTKSGKEIVVESRWTLMRDPEGKPKSILSVDTDITEKKQLEEQFFRAQRLESIGTLAGGIAHDLNNILTPILAAAQLLQGTFLQDEERSGQLLALVESNAQRGAALVKQILSFARGFKGERILIQVKYLIAEIIQIVKETFPKSIELSAIIPEDTWPITGNTTQLHQVLMNLVVNARDALPDGGKIAISVENKFIDEAYTKMNLDAQVGHYIMITVADDGVGIPPEILDRIFEPFFTTKGVNTGTGLGLSTVLGIIKSHAGFIKVSTNVGKGSKFELFLPAVEATQAFTIEDLDVLPGEGELILVVDDEAQIREIAAIILENYNYRILAASNGIEAIALYAQYKHQINAVLMDIMMPEMDGITAIRTLQKMNNQVQIIACSGLNSMEVFTQACDAYAYVKAVLSKPYTARELLKSLHNLFRGSAEL from the coding sequence ATGCGATTCAACGATCATCTAATTAACATACCTAGCTTAAATAATGTTATCAATCGTTCTCCCTTAACGATTAGCATTGATAGTTTTGTAGTCGAAGCTATTGCCTTAATGAGTCAAGAACCAGCTAGCAATTATGCACCTATTAGTTTAAATTCATCATTAGATTTAGGCTTTAGAACTCAACCACTAACTAGTTGCATCTTCGTTTTAGAGGCAGGAAGATTATTAGGTATTTTTACAGAAAAGGATGTAATCAGACTTATAGCTTCTGGAGTAGACTTATCCACACTGACTATGGCTGAAGTGATGACGCAGCCAGTAGTTACCCTTAGACAATCAGACTCTAATGATATTTTCATTGCCTTATCATTATTGCGTCAGCATCAGACTGACTATTTGCCCGTTTTGAACGATCGCGGGCAATTACTAGGAATCATTACCCAGACTAGCCTGCTACAAGCATTTGACTTGGTAAAAATGGTTGGGGTTGTTGAAGGCTTGCAAGAATATTTACAAAAACCCACTGATGAATTCAGGCAGGTTAATCAGCCAATTGAGATAGAGCAAGTCCGCAGCCAAACTCAAAATCACTTAAAAGTATGGGTTGAGTCCCAATCATCTGAAATCATGCAAGTTAATCAGGAACTTCAGCTAGCCCTCGAAGAACTCCAAGTAGCCGAAGAAGAACTGCGCGAACAAAACGAAGAGTTGTCCGTTGCCCGTGAGCTAGTAGAATTGGAGCGCCAACGTTACCAGGATTTGTTTGAATTTGCTCCAGATGGTTATTTGGTAACTGATGTAGCAGGGATTATCCAAGAGGCTAATCGAACGGCAGCAACCATGCTGGCTGTCCGGCAAAAATATTTGCGAAATAAACCATTAATTTTATTTATTGCTCATCAAGACCGTCAGGCTTTTAACGCCCGACTAAATAATTCGCAGCAGTTACAGGAGTGGGAAATTTACCTAAAACCACGCGGAGGTAAAGCTTTTCCGGCTAGCGTTAGAGTTGCTGCCATGTACGATTCAGAAGGGGATCTTGTTGGCTGGCGCTGGTTACTTTGCAATATTAACGAACGTCAACAGGCAAAGAAAGCACTGCGCCAAGCTCACGATGAATTAGAACAACGAGTAGCGGAACGGACAGCAGAACTTGCCATGTCCAACGTTTTGTTGCAACAAGAAATTACCGATCGCCAACGCACAGAATTTGCATTACGGCAAAGCGAAAACCTCTATCGCCAACTAGTGGAAAGTCAAATTGACGTAATTATCCGCATTGATTTGCAGGGGCAGATTACCTTTGCTAATATGGCTGCCTGTCAAACCTTCGGCTGGAAACAAGATGAGTATCATGGTCAGTCATTTTGGCAATTTTTTCACCCAGATGACTTGCCTCAAATGATGGAAAAGATCGCAGGTTTAGGATCTTCATCGGAACCCTTGACTAATTCTGAGCGACTGATATTTACAGTTACAGGTATTCGTTGGTTTCAATGGAATGCGATCGCAATTCATGATGACAAAGGAGAAGTTGTTGAAATCCAAACGGTAGGCAGAGATATTACCGAACAGCAAGCCGCCTTACAGCAACGCCAACTTGCCGAAGCCGCACTATACCAAAGCGAGGAAAAATTTCGCACTTTTGCCGAAAATACCCACGCAGTCATCTGGATTGCCAGCCCAGATTCATTTCGAACTTTGTACGTTAGTCCTGCTTATGAAAAAATTTGGGGTCGCTCTTGCCAAAGTCTATTAGAGCAACCTGAGTCTTGGATAGACAACGTTCATCCAGACGATCGCGAGCTAATCGCCAAAGCAGTAAAGCAACAACTTAGTGGTGAGCCAGCTTCAGCAGAATACCGAATTTTTCGACCTGATGGATCGGTGCGCTGGATTTGGGATCGGAGCTTTACTGTTTATGATGACCAAAGAGAAGTTCAGTTTTATGGTGGCATCGCCGAAGATATTACCGAGCGTAAATTGGCAGAAGAGTCATTGCGAGAAAGTGAAGCGCGATTGACTTTAGCTACCGAAACAGCCCAAATGGGTATATGGGATCGGAATATGATCGCCAATACTACTATTTGGTCTGCCAATATGGGGCCACTTTATGGTCTGCCGATCGACACCTTGTGTCCAACCGTTGAAGACTATCTCAATTTAATCCATCCAGAAGATCAGAAAGCTGTAGCTGCGAATATAGCTCAGATAATTGAGGAAGGACAGGGATCTATAGAGTATCGGACTATCTGGCCGGACGGCAGCCTACACTGGTTAAACTGCAAAGGTCAGGCTTACTATAATGAAATCGGTCAACCGATTCGGTTAATCGGCACAAATAGGGATGTCACAGAGCGCAAGCTGGCCGAACAAAAAATTTCCGAACAAGCCGCTCTACTTGATATCGCCACCGATGCCATATTAGTTAGAGATTTACAATCTCAAATATTAGTTTGGAATAAAGGTGCAGAGCGGATGTTCGGTTGGCTCTCTACAGAGGTTATAGGAAAAGACCTCCGGGAAATTTTGTACCCACCAGGAACCCATCACCAACTGGAAGTACCGCTAAAAAGTGTAATTGAGAGTGGCTCGTGGCAAGGTGAGTTATCTAAAGTGACAAAATCCGGTAAGGAAATTGTTGTGGAAAGCCGATGGACATTGATGCGCGATCCTGAAGGAAAACCTAAATCTATCCTGAGTGTTGACACTGACATCACCGAAAAGAAACAACTTGAAGAACAGTTTTTTCGCGCCCAGCGATTGGAAAGCATTGGTACCCTTGCTGGTGGTATTGCCCACGACTTAAACAATATATTGACACCAATTTTGGCAGCGGCTCAATTGTTACAGGGAACATTTTTACAAGATGAGGAGCGTTCTGGGCAACTGTTGGCACTTGTAGAAAGCAACGCCCAACGTGGAGCAGCTTTAGTGAAGCAAATCTTGTCCTTTGCGCGAGGATTTAAAGGAGAGCGGATACTTATCCAAGTTAAGTATCTGATTGCAGAAATTATCCAAATTGTTAAAGAGACATTTCCCAAATCTATTGAGTTGTCCGCGATTATCCCAGAAGACACTTGGCCTATCACTGGGAATACCACACAGCTGCATCAAGTGTTGATGAATCTGGTAGTAAATGCCCGCGATGCTTTACCAGATGGTGGCAAGATCGCAATTTCTGTAGAAAATAAGTTTATTGATGAAGCTTATACCAAAATGAATCTCGATGCCCAAGTTGGGCATTACATTATGATTACCGTTGCCGATGACGGAGTTGGGATACCGCCAGAAATATTAGATAGAATTTTTGAGCCATTTTTCACCACAAAAGGAGTCAACACAGGTACAGGACTGGGACTTTCAACAGTGTTAGGCATCATTAAAAGCCATGCTGGTTTTATCAAAGTGTCTACCAATGTTGGTAAAGGCAGCAAATTTGAACTGTTTTTACCAGCAGTGGAAGCAACTCAAGCGTTCACGATAGAAGATTTGGATGTCCTTCCAGGAGAGGGAGAATTGATCTTAGTTGTAGATGATGAGGCACAAATTCGGGAGATTGCTGCAATCATTTTAGAAAACTATAACTATAGGATACTAGCTGCCAGCAATGGCATAGAAGCGATCGCGCTGTATGCCCAATACAAGCATCAAATCAATGCCGTATTGATGGATATAATGATGCCGGAGATGGACGGAATCACCGCTATTCGCACCTTGCAAAAAATGAACAACCAGGTTCAAATTATTGCCTGTAGCGGACTGAACTCGATGGAAGTCTTTACTCAAGCTTGTGATGCTTATGCTTATGTAAAAGCAGTTTTATCAAAACCATATACGGCCAGAGAATTATTGAAAAGTTTACACAACTTATTTAGAGGCAGTGCTGAGTTATGA
- a CDS encoding cysteine desulfurase-like protein, with translation MLLNLDKVRQYFPALASEWTFFDNAGGSQTLKKVVDRISEFLLSSDVQLGASYAVSQLAGERLALATRGMAILINANSFKEVVMGPSTTMMLKVLSICLGQTFTSGDEIIVTNCDHEANIGAWVALEKQGIKVKVWQIRPDTLELHLADLEALMSPRTKLVTLTHASNVLGTINPIKEIATFVHDRNAMICVDGVAYAPHRLVDVQDLDVDFYALSFYKVYGPHHALLYGKEEHLLRLPGLNHYFIQQTDIPYKFQLGNVNFELSYGMLGLCDYLSELAQLHYGDKTAPDLRSQMVQAFDLISIHEEELSDRLLSYLNSKPNVRVIGQSKADRKLRVPTISFVVDGMNSSTIPAKIDQHYIGIRYGDFYAKRLIEYLGLALQGGIVRVSMVHYNTLEEVNSLIEAFEQLF, from the coding sequence ATGCTTTTGAATCTTGATAAAGTTCGTCAATATTTTCCTGCGCTAGCTAGTGAATGGACTTTTTTTGATAATGCTGGCGGTTCACAAACTCTGAAAAAAGTAGTAGATAGAATTAGCGAATTTCTCCTGAGTTCTGATGTTCAGTTGGGAGCTTCTTATGCGGTTTCTCAACTTGCGGGAGAAAGATTGGCTTTAGCGACTAGGGGAATGGCTATTTTGATTAATGCCAATTCTTTTAAAGAAGTAGTGATGGGCCCATCTACGACAATGATGTTGAAAGTTCTCTCAATTTGTCTGGGTCAAACCTTTACATCTGGTGATGAAATTATTGTTACTAATTGTGACCATGAAGCCAATATTGGTGCTTGGGTGGCTTTAGAAAAACAAGGAATTAAGGTTAAAGTGTGGCAAATTCGCCCAGATACCTTAGAACTTCATTTAGCAGATTTAGAAGCATTGATGAGTCCTCGCACCAAATTAGTAACCTTGACTCATGCTTCTAATGTTCTGGGAACGATTAACCCGATCAAAGAAATTGCTACATTTGTACACGATCGCAACGCGATGATTTGTGTAGATGGTGTAGCTTATGCACCCCACAGATTAGTTGATGTACAAGATTTGGATGTTGATTTTTATGCTTTGAGTTTTTATAAAGTCTACGGACCACACCATGCCTTACTTTATGGCAAAGAAGAACATTTATTAAGATTGCCCGGACTTAATCATTATTTTATTCAACAGACAGATATACCTTATAAATTTCAGTTAGGGAATGTCAATTTTGAATTAAGTTATGGAATGTTAGGCTTATGTGATTATTTAAGTGAATTAGCACAACTGCACTACGGCGATAAAACTGCACCTGATTTGAGAAGTCAGATGGTGCAAGCATTTGATTTAATTAGCATACATGAAGAAGAACTTAGCGATCGCCTCTTAAGCTACCTCAACAGCAAGCCGAATGTGCGAGTAATTGGTCAATCCAAGGCTGACCGAAAATTGCGTGTACCGACTATATCTTTTGTAGTTGATGGAATGAATAGCTCAACCATTCCCGCAAAAATTGACCAACATTACATTGGGATTCGCTACGGAGACTTTTATGCTAAACGGCTTATTGAATATCTGGGATTAGCCTTGCAAGGTGGAATAGTCCGGGTGAGTATGGTACATTACAACACCCTTGAGGAAGTTAACAGCTTGATTGAAGCTTTTGAGCAGTTATTTTAA
- a CDS encoding DUF4327 family protein has product MNTTIKYDIEVIKEEALQLVKKRLVNRQQPIYTLCKYIPHRDWVNFELELEKNEFLLRDRIIDLLNHESWEDDAGCI; this is encoded by the coding sequence ATGAACACTACGATTAAATACGACATCGAAGTTATCAAGGAAGAAGCACTTCAACTTGTTAAAAAGAGACTTGTTAACCGTCAGCAACCGATTTATACCCTGTGTAAATATATTCCTCATCGTGACTGGGTTAATTTTGAACTTGAGTTAGAAAAAAACGAATTTCTACTCAGAGATAGAATTATCGACTTACTCAATCATGAATCTTGGGAAGATGATGCAGGCTGTATCTAG
- a CDS encoding beta-lactamase hydrolase domain-containing protein, whose translation MNIVRKINDQLAIAGQITPDQLKQIADEGYKSVLNLRLPDETGLLADEQEKTEFLGLYYVNFPTKTEDINHQSMLQIYQTIVELPKPTLIHCDNSIRSAAIVLLYIAIKQGITFEKALQKVITLGLI comes from the coding sequence ATGAATATTGTTAGGAAGATTAACGATCAGTTAGCGATCGCTGGACAAATTACACCAGACCAGCTAAAACAAATAGCTGATGAGGGTTATAAGTCTGTACTAAACTTACGTTTACCCGATGAAACAGGCTTGTTGGCTGACGAACAGGAGAAGACTGAGTTTTTGGGATTGTACTACGTTAACTTCCCAACCAAAACTGAAGACATTAATCATCAAAGTATGCTCCAGATATATCAAACCATTGTTGAATTACCCAAACCGACTCTGATACATTGTGATAATTCAATTCGTTCCGCCGCAATAGTATTGTTGTATATCGCTATCAAACAGGGCATAACTTTTGAAAAAGCCCTACAAAAAGTTATTACTTTAGGCTTGATATAA
- a CDS encoding HetP family heterocyst commitment protein codes for MNYHISSSGKNFHNAISPEQLEQVMEAISDGRYSWACVLILRFVGYNPLHFIPQRTYSRLIKDNSQVSNSSISTKNQSQANIKSSVNSSSGQASSRVLNMLKNLNY; via the coding sequence ATGAACTACCACATTTCTTCTTCTGGGAAAAATTTTCACAACGCCATTAGTCCAGAACAATTAGAGCAAGTTATGGAAGCCATTAGTGATGGTCGATATTCCTGGGCTTGTGTACTAATTTTGCGTTTCGTTGGTTACAATCCACTCCACTTCATTCCCCAAAGAACTTACAGCCGTTTAATTAAAGACAATAGCCAGGTTTCAAATTCGTCTATATCTACAAAAAATCAGAGTCAAGCAAATATCAAATCTTCTGTAAATAGCTCTAGTGGTCAAGCTTCTTCTCGGGTTTTAAATATGCTGAAAAATTTAAATTATTGA